From the genome of Chiloscyllium plagiosum isolate BGI_BamShark_2017 chromosome 29, ASM401019v2, whole genome shotgun sequence, one region includes:
- the LOC122564477 gene encoding regulation of nuclear pre-mRNA domain-containing protein 1A-like isoform X3: MSAFSESALEKKLAELSNSQQSVQTLSLWLIHHRKHSKTIVLVWHRELKKAKPSRKLTFLYLANDVIQNSKKKGPEFTKDFAPVLVDAFSHVSSESDENCKKHLERVLAIWQERMVYENNFIDQLKQILLTEKKAKKRTFEQIQEEDDDDYLSNSTPKEPPETEDLIKSLQELENAASGDAAVRQKIASLPPEVQDVSLLDKITDKESADRLSKTVDEACMLLADYNGRLAAELEDRKQLARMLADYIRSQNEILAEKERKLEITKRWRNSALAASVERETGSCLESNMAPLWNCKELENVEGRRNKWSRLRGCSEQMTKSAIKERSKTVNVPYEKDKMVLLC; the protein is encoded by the exons ATGTCCGCCTTCTCTGAGTCAGCTCTGGAAAAGAAGCTGGCGGAGCTGAGCAACTCGCAGCAGAGCGTGCAGACGCTGTCCTTGTGGCTCATCCACCACCGCAAGCACTCCAAGACCATCGTGCTGGTGTGGCACCGGGAGCTCAAGAAAG CTAAACCAAGTAGAAAGCTGACCTTTCTTTATCTGGCAAATGATGTGATCCAGAACAGTAAGAAAAAGGGACCAGAATTTACCAAGGACTTTGCTCCAGTTTTGGTGGATGCATTTTCACATGTTTCAAG TGAATCTGATGAGAATTGTAAGAAGCACTTGGAAAGAGTGTTAGCTATTTGGCAAGAGAGGATGGTTTATGAAAACAACTTCATCGATCAGCTTAAGCAAATTCTTT TAACAGAGAAAAAGGCCAAGAAACGTACCTTTGAACAGATACAGGAGGAAGATGATGATGACTATCTTTCTAACAGTACTCCCAAAGAACCACCAGAG ACTGAGGATCTAATTAAGTCATTgcaagagctggaaaatgcagCTTCTGGTGATGCAGCCGTTCGACAGAAGATTGCATCATTGCCACCAGAAGTTCAAGATGTTTCTTTGTTAGATAAAATAACAG ACAAAGAGTCTGCAGACAGACTTTCAAAAACTGTGGATGAGGCCTGCATGCTCTTGGCAGACTACAATGGCAGACTGGCTGCAGAACTGGAAGATCGCAAACAGTTGGCACGTATGCTGGCTGATTACATCCGTAGTCAAAACGAAATCCTAGCAGAGAAGGAACGTAAACTGGAA attactaagcgttggagaaactcagcactggcagcatctgtggagagagaaacaggttcATGTCTTGAGTCCAATATGGCTCCTCTTTGGAATTGCAAGGAACTGGAAAATGTTGAGGGGAGAAGGAACAAGTGGAGCAGATTGAGAGGGTGCTCAGAACAAATGACAAAGTCAGCGATAAAGGAGAGAAGTAAAACTGTAAATGTTCCATATGAAAAGGACAAAATGGTTCTGCTGTGTTGA
- the LOC122564477 gene encoding regulation of nuclear pre-mRNA domain-containing protein 1A-like isoform X5: MSAFSESALEKKLAELSNSQQSVQTLSLWLIHHRKHSKTIVLVWHRELKKAKPSRKLTFLYLANDVIQNSKKKGPEFTKDFAPVLVDAFSHVSSESDENCKKHLERVLAIWQERMVYENNFIDQLKQILLTEKKAKKRTFEQIQEEDDDDYLSNSTPKEPPETEDLIKSLQELENAASGDAAVRQKIASLPPEVQDVSLLDKITDKESADRLSKTVDEACMLLADYNGRLAAELEDRKQLARMLADYIRSQNEILAEKERKLEMVGVELPHNAGLQSLDSLPIKEINKPQRNNVLCSHFEQQSWCWSVTSL; encoded by the exons ATGTCCGCCTTCTCTGAGTCAGCTCTGGAAAAGAAGCTGGCGGAGCTGAGCAACTCGCAGCAGAGCGTGCAGACGCTGTCCTTGTGGCTCATCCACCACCGCAAGCACTCCAAGACCATCGTGCTGGTGTGGCACCGGGAGCTCAAGAAAG CTAAACCAAGTAGAAAGCTGACCTTTCTTTATCTGGCAAATGATGTGATCCAGAACAGTAAGAAAAAGGGACCAGAATTTACCAAGGACTTTGCTCCAGTTTTGGTGGATGCATTTTCACATGTTTCAAG TGAATCTGATGAGAATTGTAAGAAGCACTTGGAAAGAGTGTTAGCTATTTGGCAAGAGAGGATGGTTTATGAAAACAACTTCATCGATCAGCTTAAGCAAATTCTTT TAACAGAGAAAAAGGCCAAGAAACGTACCTTTGAACAGATACAGGAGGAAGATGATGATGACTATCTTTCTAACAGTACTCCCAAAGAACCACCAGAG ACTGAGGATCTAATTAAGTCATTgcaagagctggaaaatgcagCTTCTGGTGATGCAGCCGTTCGACAGAAGATTGCATCATTGCCACCAGAAGTTCAAGATGTTTCTTTGTTAGATAAAATAACAG ACAAAGAGTCTGCAGACAGACTTTCAAAAACTGTGGATGAGGCCTGCATGCTCTTGGCAGACTACAATGGCAGACTGGCTGCAGAACTGGAAGATCGCAAACAGTTGGCACGTATGCTGGCTGATTACATCCGTAGTCAAAACGAAATCCTAGCAGAGAAGGAACGTAAACTGGAA ATGGTGGGCGTGGAATTGCCACACAATGCTGGTCTTCAATCACTTGACAGTCTTCCaattaaagaaataaacaaacCACAAAGAAACAATGTGTTGTGTTCTCATTTTGAGCAG CAGTCCTGGTGCTGGAGTGTcaccagcctctga
- the LOC122564477 gene encoding regulation of nuclear pre-mRNA domain-containing protein 1A-like isoform X7 yields the protein MSAFSESALEKKLAELSNSQQSVQTLSLWLIHHRKHSKTIVLVWHRELKKAKPSRKLTFLYLANDVIQNSKKKGPEFTKDFAPVLVDAFSHVSSESDENCKKHLERVLAIWQERMVYENNFIDQLKQILLTEKKAKKRTFEQIQEEDDDDYLSNSTPKEPPETEDLIKSLQELENAASGDAAVRQKIASLPPEVQDVSLLDKITDKESADRLSKTVDEACMLLADYNGRLAAELEDRKQLARMLADYIRSQNEILAEKERKLEQSWCWSVTSL from the exons ATGTCCGCCTTCTCTGAGTCAGCTCTGGAAAAGAAGCTGGCGGAGCTGAGCAACTCGCAGCAGAGCGTGCAGACGCTGTCCTTGTGGCTCATCCACCACCGCAAGCACTCCAAGACCATCGTGCTGGTGTGGCACCGGGAGCTCAAGAAAG CTAAACCAAGTAGAAAGCTGACCTTTCTTTATCTGGCAAATGATGTGATCCAGAACAGTAAGAAAAAGGGACCAGAATTTACCAAGGACTTTGCTCCAGTTTTGGTGGATGCATTTTCACATGTTTCAAG TGAATCTGATGAGAATTGTAAGAAGCACTTGGAAAGAGTGTTAGCTATTTGGCAAGAGAGGATGGTTTATGAAAACAACTTCATCGATCAGCTTAAGCAAATTCTTT TAACAGAGAAAAAGGCCAAGAAACGTACCTTTGAACAGATACAGGAGGAAGATGATGATGACTATCTTTCTAACAGTACTCCCAAAGAACCACCAGAG ACTGAGGATCTAATTAAGTCATTgcaagagctggaaaatgcagCTTCTGGTGATGCAGCCGTTCGACAGAAGATTGCATCATTGCCACCAGAAGTTCAAGATGTTTCTTTGTTAGATAAAATAACAG ACAAAGAGTCTGCAGACAGACTTTCAAAAACTGTGGATGAGGCCTGCATGCTCTTGGCAGACTACAATGGCAGACTGGCTGCAGAACTGGAAGATCGCAAACAGTTGGCACGTATGCTGGCTGATTACATCCGTAGTCAAAACGAAATCCTAGCAGAGAAGGAACGTAAACTGGAA CAGTCCTGGTGCTGGAGTGTcaccagcctctga
- the LOC122564477 gene encoding regulation of nuclear pre-mRNA domain-containing protein 1A-like isoform X1 encodes MSAFSESALEKKLAELSNSQQSVQTLSLWLIHHRKHSKTIVLVWHRELKKAKPSRKLTFLYLANDVIQNSKKKGPEFTKDFAPVLVDAFSHVSSESDENCKKHLERVLAIWQERMVYENNFIDQLKQILLTEKKAKKRTFEQIQEEDDDDYLSNSTPKEPPETEDLIKSLQELENAASGDAAVRQKIASLPPEVQDVSLLDKITDKESADRLSKTVDEACMLLADYNGRLAAELEDRKQLARMLADYIRSQNEILAEKERKLEMVGVELPHNAGLQSLDSLPIKEINKPQRNNVLCSHFEQVSSDTDPINSQQLWSQRKVNFAVARSLARTVHSIKGNGNIPCPLNNFKKNLLFADSLSLMNILSPIRLL; translated from the exons ATGTCCGCCTTCTCTGAGTCAGCTCTGGAAAAGAAGCTGGCGGAGCTGAGCAACTCGCAGCAGAGCGTGCAGACGCTGTCCTTGTGGCTCATCCACCACCGCAAGCACTCCAAGACCATCGTGCTGGTGTGGCACCGGGAGCTCAAGAAAG CTAAACCAAGTAGAAAGCTGACCTTTCTTTATCTGGCAAATGATGTGATCCAGAACAGTAAGAAAAAGGGACCAGAATTTACCAAGGACTTTGCTCCAGTTTTGGTGGATGCATTTTCACATGTTTCAAG TGAATCTGATGAGAATTGTAAGAAGCACTTGGAAAGAGTGTTAGCTATTTGGCAAGAGAGGATGGTTTATGAAAACAACTTCATCGATCAGCTTAAGCAAATTCTTT TAACAGAGAAAAAGGCCAAGAAACGTACCTTTGAACAGATACAGGAGGAAGATGATGATGACTATCTTTCTAACAGTACTCCCAAAGAACCACCAGAG ACTGAGGATCTAATTAAGTCATTgcaagagctggaaaatgcagCTTCTGGTGATGCAGCCGTTCGACAGAAGATTGCATCATTGCCACCAGAAGTTCAAGATGTTTCTTTGTTAGATAAAATAACAG ACAAAGAGTCTGCAGACAGACTTTCAAAAACTGTGGATGAGGCCTGCATGCTCTTGGCAGACTACAATGGCAGACTGGCTGCAGAACTGGAAGATCGCAAACAGTTGGCACGTATGCTGGCTGATTACATCCGTAGTCAAAACGAAATCCTAGCAGAGAAGGAACGTAAACTGGAA ATGGTGGGCGTGGAATTGCCACACAATGCTGGTCTTCAATCACTTGACAGTCTTCCaattaaagaaataaacaaacCACAAAGAAACAATGTGTTGTGTTCTCATTTTGAGCAGGTTAGCTCAGATACAGACCCCATTAATAGTCAACAACTTTGGAGCCAAAGAAAAGTTAACTTTGCAGTGGCAAGGTCCCTTGCAAGAACTGTGCATTCTATAAAAGGCAATGGGAATATTCCATGTCCactgaacaattttaaaaaaaacttgctttttGCTGACAGCCTTAGTTTAATGAATATTCTTTCTCCAATAAGGCTGTTATAA
- the LOC122564477 gene encoding regulation of nuclear pre-mRNA domain-containing protein 1A-like isoform X6 produces the protein MSAFSESALEKKLAELSNSQQSVQTLSLWLIHHRKHSKTIVLVWHRELKKAKPSRKLTFLYLANDVIQNSKKKGPEFTKDFAPVLVDAFSHVSSESDENCKKHLERVLAIWQERMVYENNFIDQLKQILLTEKKAKKRTFEQIQEEDDDDYLSNSTPKEPPETEDLIKSLQELENAASGDAAVRQKIASLPPEVQDVSLLDKITDKESADRLSKTVDEACMLLADYNGRLAAELEDRKQLARMLADYIRSQNEILAEKERKLEVRNFFSLVTFFFFQSTPYF, from the exons ATGTCCGCCTTCTCTGAGTCAGCTCTGGAAAAGAAGCTGGCGGAGCTGAGCAACTCGCAGCAGAGCGTGCAGACGCTGTCCTTGTGGCTCATCCACCACCGCAAGCACTCCAAGACCATCGTGCTGGTGTGGCACCGGGAGCTCAAGAAAG CTAAACCAAGTAGAAAGCTGACCTTTCTTTATCTGGCAAATGATGTGATCCAGAACAGTAAGAAAAAGGGACCAGAATTTACCAAGGACTTTGCTCCAGTTTTGGTGGATGCATTTTCACATGTTTCAAG TGAATCTGATGAGAATTGTAAGAAGCACTTGGAAAGAGTGTTAGCTATTTGGCAAGAGAGGATGGTTTATGAAAACAACTTCATCGATCAGCTTAAGCAAATTCTTT TAACAGAGAAAAAGGCCAAGAAACGTACCTTTGAACAGATACAGGAGGAAGATGATGATGACTATCTTTCTAACAGTACTCCCAAAGAACCACCAGAG ACTGAGGATCTAATTAAGTCATTgcaagagctggaaaatgcagCTTCTGGTGATGCAGCCGTTCGACAGAAGATTGCATCATTGCCACCAGAAGTTCAAGATGTTTCTTTGTTAGATAAAATAACAG ACAAAGAGTCTGCAGACAGACTTTCAAAAACTGTGGATGAGGCCTGCATGCTCTTGGCAGACTACAATGGCAGACTGGCTGCAGAACTGGAAGATCGCAAACAGTTGGCACGTATGCTGGCTGATTACATCCGTAGTCAAAACGAAATCCTAGCAGAGAAGGAACGTAAACTGGAAGTGCGTAATTTCTTTTcacttgttactttttttttctttcaaagcaCTCCGTATTTTTAG